From the candidate division WOR-3 bacterium genome, the window ATTCTTATTCCCGAAGTGTAGTTAACCGTCTTTGCAGTAACGCCATAGAACATATCTTCACATATTTTTTTATCTCCCAAGCTTACCACTTCCCACTCTTTTGGAATTTGGCAATTGAGTTCTTTGCTATACTTAAATTCTTTATGCCCGATGCCTTTGGTTAGAAGTCTCTGCATTAGACCTTTTTTCAGTCGTTCAATCTTTTTGATCTTCTCATCAACCTTTGCTATCGCTTCATCTACCGTCGACAAAACTTCTGCAATTTTCTTTTGCTCATCAATATTATTTGGAATTGCTATTTCTACTTTTTTTATATTAATTGGGCTTAAATTGCCCTGAGCACTTTTTCTTATCATTTTTAGTATAGTTGATTTAAAATCGTCGCTTTGAGCTAAATAATAAAAAAAACGTGGTATTATTATATTTTCATTAATTACTTTGAACCCGCCTACCCGTTGATTTAATAGTGCGAATCCAATTTCTTTATCAACGACCGAAATTTTACCTGTTGTAGCCCCAGAAAGTGCGATTAAGATATCNNNNNNNNNTTATTGGTTTTACCTAATAAATATAAGTAACGCCACCAATAGTAAAAATATTTCGGTTCAACAAAATTTTTCACCCTTACTAACTTAACGAAGTTTGTAAAAAAAATCGGATATGTTGAGTAATTAAGAATTTTATCATTAAGTATTATAATTCGACCCGTAGGCTGATCTTTACTGCCACCGGATATTTCTATCAATATATCGTTTAATTTGATATGATAATC encodes:
- a CDS encoding restriction endonuclease subunit S; the protein is MGFALLNQRVGGFKVINENIIIPRFFYYLAQSDDFKSTILKMIRKSAQGNLSPINIKKVEIAIPNNIDEQKKIAEVLSTVDEAIAKVDEKIKKIERLKKGLMQRLLTKGIGHKEFKYSKELNCQIPKEWEVVSLGDKKICEDMFYGVTAKTVNYTSGIRILRTTDIKNYTCEFEQLPFCEITEKKNNLAAFFLKKGDIIIARAGTVGVSVVVDRDYDNIVFGSYLIKVKLKSNVQKSFIHYFFQSYIYWKYWQRAQGSTLKNINLPLLKSL